TTTTGGACTTCTTCTGCAACAGCATTAACAGCTTGAGATACTTCAGCAAAATTAGTAATCTCAGTCCGATGAGATTCAAGGGATTGAAGCAACTCTGCGATTGCATTGGCTAAATCGTTCTGTTTGTCAGATTGATGTCCTTCGGCAACTGTATAAGTAGTCTTAGTGGCTTGAGCCTTATCGCCCACGGCAAGCTGCTCTGCATTGATAGTGCCACCATTCATTTGTATACCTTGATTTTTATTGCTCATGATAGCTGTCTCAAATTCCACATCAACATATTAATGCGAACAACAAAAGACATTTAACTTGTGAACTCAAGTTCCACAACCATACACAATTCACAGATATATTCACAGAGCAGCTATAGGTTTTCCGTGGGAGTTCTTGGGCTGACCTGTCAATCCCCCACAACAAAAGCGCCACATCCGCAGCGCTTCTTACTCTTCT
This is a stretch of genomic DNA from Roseofilum casamattae BLCC-M143. It encodes these proteins:
- a CDS encoding DUF5955 family protein; the protein is MSNKNQGIQMNGGTINAEQLAVGDKAQATKTTYTVAEGHQSDKQNDLANAIAELLQSLESHRTEITNFAEVSQAVNAVAEEVQKETPNKITLKGLLVGVKESVGSLAEIVQKIGVLQKAITTVTGIIW